Below is a window of Methanocaldococcus jannaschii DSM 2661 DNA.
AGATGACAAAAAAGAGATGATAAATGACATTAGAAAATATTTCTCAATAATTAAAAAAGTTGGAGGTAGAGAACATAAACAATTAGCTGAAATTATGCTAAGAAATTTAAATTTACTTTAAATCCATTAGTCTCCAGATTTCTTTTAATGTATCAATATCAACCTGCCCAGGGGCAGAACTTTTCCCTTTATATGAAGCAAACGTTAATATTGAGCCAAAATAAACCCCTAAGATTCTTGTTAGTTTCCCTTTCTCGCCCATTCCAATACCAATAATCTTTCCAGGATATTTATTTATCACTTCTAAGATATTGAGGACATCTTCTTTACTATTTGCCATTGTTGCAAATTTTGCTATATCTCCAATGCTAAGAGCTTTTTCAACAATCTCTACCAATTTTTCCTTAGAAGGAGTTTTTTCAAAATCATGATAAGAAATTATAATTTTTGTTTTTGAACCAATTTCATCTCTAAATTTTACAAGTTCTTTATTTTTCTCCTCTCTCAATTCAATATCAACAAATTTGGCATTGCATTCAATTGCCTTTTTTATTAAGTTTAATCTTTCCTCATTATTTCCCTTCCAATAACCACCCTCCCAATCTGCTCTAACAGTTATTATGCAAGGATACTTAGCAAATTTCTCTATATCTTCTTCACTAACTTCTTTAAGCATATCTATCCTAAATTCAACAATATCTGCTATTTCTAAATACTTTTCAGCTGTTTTTATTGCTTTTTCTACACTATCTTCAACTACTGGCAAACATATCATATTCTCTCCCCTTAAAAGTTTTATTTAATTAAAAATTAAAAAGCAAAATATTTTAAATTTAATGCAATATAAAATTAAGCTAAAAAATAGAAAATTTATTCTTCCTCTTCTGAACTCATAACTTTATAGAAATCGCCATATTCAACCTGGCTCTCTCTACTCATCAACTTGTCGATGGATTTCTTCATAATCATTGCATACAAGTCAATTAAATCCCTATACTTAACCTCTGGCAATCCGGTATAGACAAATAGAACTTTCTTAAATCCCCCTCTTGTAGCGTTATCTACTAAGTATGTAGCTAAAGCTTCAGTTAATGGCTCAACTGGTGGATACCCTTTTCCTAAAGGAACTCTCTTCTTATAGAATCTCTTTCCATATTTAAGCCCAATAACCTGTGAAAATCTGAAATGCATTATATAATCTGATATTTTATCCATTCTTCTGAAAATCTTTAGCCACCAATCAACATCTGCCTTTTCAGCTGCTTCATCTAAATCATCCTTCTCATAAACTCCCAATTCATTTAAGAATATGTTTTCTAACTGTAATGATGGAATAATTTTTATATCTTCCTCTTTAGCCGCTTTTATTAACTCTTCAAGCTCATCTAATGTTCCAAACTCTCCAATATTTGTTGCTGGCTCTGGAGAGTAAATCATCTCATTATTAACTTCACTGAATTTTTTTAAGACTTCTAAGTGGTAGTTTAAATCATCCCCCACTCTTTTTCCAAGATGGTAGTTGTATATCTCAGCTCCACATAGTGTAGCTTTTTCTATGGCTGAAAGATGACCTTTCAATCCCTTCTCTGATGATAAGCTATAATAAGGCCCATGAGCTAAGATTGATGTGAAATACTCCCCACCTAACTTTTTATAACTCTCATAGTATCCGGATGGCAATCTTCTTGATAACACTGCTGGTGGAATTTCTGTAATTCTTGTCCCCAATAATGCTGCCTGTTTTAATGTTGATAAAGCGTTATAAGTTCCCCACTCGAAGAGTATCATTTTCTCACCTTGATTTTTTCTTATACAGTAAATAATATAAGCACTGACTATATATAAACTTTGTCAATTAAAAATCTATGGTGACTGGAATGATAATTAAAAAAATTAAAGAATTAACAAAGGAAGAAGAGGAGAAAATAATTAATAGGAATAAAGCAAACTTTGAGGAAATATTGCCAACAGTAATGGAGATTTTGAAGGATGTTAAAGAAAAAGGGGATGAAGCATTAAAATATTATACAAAAAAGTTCGATGGTGTAGAAATAGAAGATTTTAAAGTTACAGATGAGGAGATAGAAGAAGCTTATAACTCAGTTGATTATAAAGTTGTTGAAGCTATTGAGAGAGCTAAGGAAAACATTTATTTCTTCCATAAAAAGCAGATGGAGCAAATAAAAGATTTAAATGTTGAAAATAATGGAATAATTTTAGGACAGGTTGTTAGAGCAATAGAAAAAGTTGGATGCTATGTTCCTGGAGGAAGGGCATTTTATCCTTCAACTGTTTTAATGACAACAATTCCTGCAAAGGTTGCTGGATGTGAAGAGATATATATAACCTCCCCACCTACAAAAGATGGGAAAGGAAATCCAGCTACCTTAATAGCAGGAGATATTGTTGGAGTTTCAGCTATTTATAAGGTTGGAGGAGTTCAAGCTATAGGGGCATTAGCCTATGGAACAGAGACTATCCCAAAGGTTGATATTATTGTAGGGCCTGGGAATATATATGTAACAACAGCTAAAAAGATGGTTTATGGAGAAGTTGCCATAGATTTCTTAGCAGGTCCTTCAGAGGTTTTAATTATTGCTGATGAAACAGCTAATGCAGAGTTTGTTGCCTTAGATTTTATTGCCCAAGCTGAACACGACCCTAACGCCTCTTGTGTAATAACAACAACATCTGAAAAGAAGGCAGAGGAGATTAAAAACAAGATATTTGAAGAGATAGAAAAAGCTGAAAGAAAGGAGATTATTTTAAAAGCCTTAGAAAACTCTGCCATATTAATTGGTGATTTAGAAGAGTGTATTGAATTCTCAAATAAATATGCCCCAGAACATCTTGAAATATTAACTAAAAATCCAGAGGAAGTTTTAAATAAAATTAAACATGCTGGAAGTGTATTTTTAGGAGAGTATAGCCCAGTTCCTGTTGGAGATTATGCTTCTGGAACTAATCATGTTCTGCCAACTTCACAGTTTGCGAGAATGAGTTCTGGTTTGAATGTAGAGACATTTTTAAAGAAAATAACATATCAAAAATTGGATAAGGAAAGCTTAAAAAATATTGCTGATATTGTTATCACATTAGCTGAAGCTGAAGGTTTGTTTGGGCATGCTGAAGCTGTTAGAAGAAGATTAAAATAATTTTTATGTGATGGTTATGACAGCACTAACCTTATTAATTTTATTTTTTGGATTAGCATTTATTTTAGTTGGTTTTGGATTGATACTGGGATATTTAATATTTAGTAGAAAGAATAAGACTGTAAATGGAACAGCCAATAGAACAGTTGTAGTTGAGAGAGATAGTAGCAATTTATTAGGAACTGCTGCAGCTGTTGCTGGTGGAGTTATAGCTGGAGAGTTGATAACTGATGCAATAGAAGATGTGATAAATAATAACGAAAATAACGAAGCTGATGGGTATAATTCTGAAGGAATAGAAACAACAATAGAAGACACAATAGAAGAAATTGACAAGGGAGTAGATAATGTAATTGAGGACATAACTGATGAAATAGATAACATTACCAATGATATAGGCGATAGCTTCTTTTAAATTTTAAATAATATTATTTTTGATGATTTTCATCAATATTAAATAAATTTAATGTGAGAACATGGAAATTGGAATCAGCATAGAGGCAGAAAATAAAGTAGGAGTTTTGCACAAACTTACGGGAATTCTTTCTGAATTGGGAGGGAATATAACCTATACTCAACAATTCATTAAAGATGATGGTAAAATTGGATTTATTTATATGGAAGTTGAAGGGATTAAAGATATTGAGGAGCTAAAGAGAAGAATGGAGAGTTGTGAGTGTGTAAAGAGCTTTGAAATTCACAGCTCATTAAAAAAGATTTATGGTAAGAGAGTTATTATTATTGGTGGAGGGGCACAAGTTGCTGAAGTTGCGAGAGGGGCGATAAGTGAGGCAGACAGGCATAATATAAGAGGGGAGAGAATTAGCGTAGATACTCTTCCAATAGTTGGTGAAGAAAATTTATATGAGGCTGTTAAAGCTGTAGCAACTCTTCCACGAGTAGGAATTTTAGTTTTAGCTGGCTCTTTAATGGGAGGGAAGATAACTGAAGCAGTTAAAGAATTAAAGGAAAAGACTGGCATTCCCGTGATAAGCTTAAAGATGTTTGGCTCTGTTCCTAAGGTTGCTGATTTGGTTGTTGGAGACCCATTGCAGGCAGGGGTTTTAGCTGTTATGGCTATTGCTGAAACAGCAAAATTTGATATAAATAAGGTTAAAGGTAGGGTGCTATAAAGATAATTTAATAATTTTTGATGAAACCGAAGCGTTAGCTTTGGGTTATGAAACTCCATGATTTTCATTTAATTTTTTCCTATTAATTTTCTCCTAAAAAGTTTCTTTAACATAAATAAGGTTAAAGGGAGAGCTCTATGATTGTCTTCAAAAATACAAAGATTATTGATGTATATACTGGAGAGGTTGTTAAAGGAAATGTTGCAGTTGAGAGGGATAAAATATCCTTTGTGGATTTAAATGATGAAATTGATAAGATAATTGAAAAAATAAAGGAGGATGTTAAAGTTATTGACTTAAAAGGAAAATATTTATCTCCAACATTTATAGATGGGCATATACATATAGAATCTTCCCATCTCATCCCATCAGAGTTTGAGAAATTTGTATTAAAAAGCGGAGTTAGCAAAGTAGTTATAGACCCGCATGAAATAGCAAATATTGCTGGAAAAGAAGGAATTTTGTTTATGTTGAATGATGCCAAAATTTTAGATGTCTATGTTATGCTTCCTTCCTGTGTTCCAGCTACAAACTTAGAAACAAGTGGAGCTGAGATTACAGCAGAGAATATTGAAGAACTCATTCTTTTAGATAATGTCTTAGGTTTAGGAGAGGTTATGAACTATCCTGCAGTAATAAATGAAGATGAAGAGATGTTAAAAAAGATAGAAGTAGCTAAAAAATACAATAAATTGATAGATGGGCATTGTCCAAAATTAAAAGGTTGGGAGTTAAACAAATATATATCTCATGGAATAATGAGCGACCATGAGAGTGTTGATGAAGATGAGGCATTAGAAAAGCTTAGATTGGGATTAAAATTAATGATTAGAGAAGGAACAGCATCAAAAAACATCTATTTGCTTAATATATGCAAAAAGATAAAAGATTTTAGGAATATAATGTTGGTTAGTGATGACGTCTGTATTAAAGATTTAGACGGCTACATGTTAAATATTTTAAGAAAAGCCACAAACTATGTTTCTCCAATTGAAGCTATTCAAATGGTTACAATAAATCCAGCAAATTATTTTGGGTTTGATGTAGGAATTAAAGCTGGAAATGAGGCAAGTTTTGTAATCTTTGAAGATTTAGACAATTTTAAAGTTTATAACATTGTCATAAAAGGAAGATTCTTAGATGATGTTTTAAATGAACTAAATAAAAATAAAAAAAGAAAAATTCCCGAAAAGCTCATGAATACTTTAAAATACCAATACAAAAACGAAGGTGATTTTTTAATTAAAGGGATTGATTATAAGGAGAGAGATGGATTTATTAGAGTAATAAAACCATTAAAAGATTCTCTAATAACTGAAGAGCTAATATTTAGCACTGAAGAAATAAAAATATTACTGAATGAAAATGCTATAAATAAAATCTTCGTTATAGAGAGGCATAAAAATACTGGAAATATTGGAAAGGGTTTAATATACAACTTCTTGGAGGAGGGAGCTTTAGCCTCTTCCTATGCTCACGATTCTCATAATGTAATAGCCATAGGAAATAATGAGAAAGATTTAGCCTTAGCTGTAAATAAATTAAAAGATATTGGTGGAGGATTTATAGCTGCTAAGGATGGGGAAGTTGTTGAATATCTTCCTCTACCAGTTGGAGGGATAATGGGAGATGATGGAAAATACATAGCTGAGAAGATTAATGCTTTGTATAAAAAAATAGAAGGTTGGAGTTCTTTTGAGAACCCATTTTTAAGTATGAGCTTTTTCTCTCTCCCTGTGATTCCTGAGCTAAAAATAACTGATAAAGGTTTGGTTAAAGATATGCAGTTGGTTGATTTATTTATTTAGCTCATCAACTTCCTTAACTTCAAACACACATTTATCTTTTCCTTGAGAAACACATTCAACCTCATTAACAACAAATTTCTTTTTAAATATCTCTTCTAAACATCCAGCTAAGATTCCAGCTATAAAATCATGAATTGGTTCTTCTTTAGATACCCATTGGTATGGAGGATTAGATAGCTTTATTTTATATGGTGGATTTTTGAGAAGTATTTTATTTTCGTCAATCTCCAAATCTCCAAAATTCATTAATTTGAATATTTTTTTCAATTCTTCAATATTTTTAGGAGATAACATTTTTCCAAATTCTTCACCAATTTCATATAATGAGGTTTCTGAACCAAGTTCTTTAACTTTATCAAATATTACCAATGCAAACAACCCAAAATATGGCATAGGAATTTTTTTACTTTCTTTTATTATCTCTTCATTTCTTATTGCTTCTAAAATGTCTGGAAAGATTTTTTCCATAAAAGCCACCTTTCTTTTTTAATATATTTTTTAATTATTTAGTGTTATGACCTAATCAATAACATCTATGTAAAACAAAATATATAAAACTTTGTAATAATAAATATTAAAAAATAGGTATTATTTATTAATTTTTATTAATTAATATTCATCTTTTTCAATCCCAACTTGATAATATTATATTTTAAGTTTTTGTTTATGCCCATTCTTTCAAAAACCCTATCTTCGAACTCCATATAAACAGCTGTGGCAACCAAAGACATTCTTTCAATTAAA
It encodes the following:
- a CDS encoding DUF5612 domain-containing protein, giving the protein MEIGISIEAENKVGVLHKLTGILSELGGNITYTQQFIKDDGKIGFIYMEVEGIKDIEELKRRMESCECVKSFEIHSSLKKIYGKRVIIIGGGAQVAEVARGAISEADRHNIRGERISVDTLPIVGEENLYEAVKAVATLPRVGILVLAGSLMGGKITEAVKELKEKTGIPVISLKMFGSVPKVADLVVGDPLQAGVLAVMAIAETAKFDINKVKGRVL
- the hisD gene encoding histidinol dehydrogenase, which produces MIIKKIKELTKEEEEKIINRNKANFEEILPTVMEILKDVKEKGDEALKYYTKKFDGVEIEDFKVTDEEIEEAYNSVDYKVVEAIERAKENIYFFHKKQMEQIKDLNVENNGIILGQVVRAIEKVGCYVPGGRAFYPSTVLMTTIPAKVAGCEEIYITSPPTKDGKGNPATLIAGDIVGVSAIYKVGGVQAIGALAYGTETIPKVDIIVGPGNIYVTTAKKMVYGEVAIDFLAGPSEVLIIADETANAEFVALDFIAQAEHDPNASCVITTTSEKKAEEIKNKIFEEIEKAERKEIILKALENSAILIGDLEECIEFSNKYAPEHLEILTKNPEEVLNKIKHAGSVFLGEYSPVPVGDYASGTNHVLPTSQFARMSSGLNVETFLKKITYQKLDKESLKNIADIVITLAEAEGLFGHAEAVRRRLK
- a CDS encoding apurinic/apyrimidinic endonuclease family protein, with product MILFEWGTYNALSTLKQAALLGTRITEIPPAVLSRRLPSGYYESYKKLGGEYFTSILAHGPYYSLSSEKGLKGHLSAIEKATLCGAEIYNYHLGKRVGDDLNYHLEVLKKFSEVNNEMIYSPEPATNIGEFGTLDELEELIKAAKEEDIKIIPSLQLENIFLNELGVYEKDDLDEAAEKADVDWWLKIFRRMDKISDYIMHFRFSQVIGLKYGKRFYKKRVPLGKGYPPVEPLTEALATYLVDNATRGGFKKVLFVYTGLPEVKYRDLIDLYAMIMKKSIDKLMSRESQVEYGDFYKVMSSEEEE
- the ade gene encoding adenine deaminase — translated: MIVFKNTKIIDVYTGEVVKGNVAVERDKISFVDLNDEIDKIIEKIKEDVKVIDLKGKYLSPTFIDGHIHIESSHLIPSEFEKFVLKSGVSKVVIDPHEIANIAGKEGILFMLNDAKILDVYVMLPSCVPATNLETSGAEITAENIEELILLDNVLGLGEVMNYPAVINEDEEMLKKIEVAKKYNKLIDGHCPKLKGWELNKYISHGIMSDHESVDEDEALEKLRLGLKLMIREGTASKNIYLLNICKKIKDFRNIMLVSDDVCIKDLDGYMLNILRKATNYVSPIEAIQMVTINPANYFGFDVGIKAGNEASFVIFEDLDNFKVYNIVIKGRFLDDVLNELNKNKKRKIPEKLMNTLKYQYKNEGDFLIKGIDYKERDGFIRVIKPLKDSLITEELIFSTEEIKILLNENAINKIFVIERHKNTGNIGKGLIYNFLEEGALASSYAHDSHNVIAIGNNEKDLALAVNKLKDIGGGFIAAKDGEVVEYLPLPVGGIMGDDGKYIAEKINALYKKIEGWSSFENPFLSMSFFSLPVIPELKITDKGLVKDMQLVDLFI
- a CDS encoding V4R domain-containing protein; this translates as MEKIFPDILEAIRNEEIIKESKKIPMPYFGLFALVIFDKVKELGSETSLYEIGEEFGKMLSPKNIEELKKIFKLMNFGDLEIDENKILLKNPPYKIKLSNPPYQWVSKEEPIHDFIAGILAGCLEEIFKKKFVVNEVECVSQGKDKCVFEVKEVDELNK
- the aroD gene encoding type I 3-dehydroquinate dehydratase, which gives rise to MICLPVVEDSVEKAIKTAEKYLEIADIVEFRIDMLKEVSEEDIEKFAKYPCIITVRADWEGGYWKGNNEERLNLIKKAIECNAKFVDIELREEKNKELVKFRDEIGSKTKIIISYHDFEKTPSKEKLVEIVEKALSIGDIAKFATMANSKEDVLNILEVINKYPGKIIGIGMGEKGKLTRILGVYFGSILTFASYKGKSSAPGQVDIDTLKEIWRLMDLK